One part of the Truepera radiovictrix DSM 17093 genome encodes these proteins:
- a CDS encoding cobalamin B12-binding domain-containing protein yields the protein MEQRRIRVLIAKPGLDGHDRGAKVIARALRDAGMEVIYTGLRQTSDMIVSAAVQEDVDVVGLSILSGAHLHYFKEVTDKLKERGADDILVFGGGIVPDEDIPKLKAMGVAEIFTPGTSTQEVVQFLRERLPERKAQEV from the coding sequence ATGGAACAGCGCAGGATTCGCGTACTTATCGCTAAACCCGGTCTCGACGGGCACGACCGCGGCGCCAAGGTGATCGCTAGGGCCCTGCGCGACGCTGGGATGGAGGTGATCTACACGGGGCTGCGCCAAACGAGCGACATGATCGTCAGCGCGGCGGTGCAAGAAGACGTCGACGTCGTCGGGCTCTCGATCCTCTCGGGCGCCCACCTGCACTACTTCAAAGAGGTCACCGACAAGCTCAAAGAGCGCGGCGCCGACGACATCTTGGTCTTTGGGGGCGGCATCGTCCCCGACGAGGACATCCCGAAGCTCAAAGCGATGGGGGTCGCTGAGATCTTCACCCCGGGCACCAGCACCCAGGAGGTCGTGCAGTTTCTGCGCGAGCGGCTGCCCGAGCGCAAGGCGCAGGAGGTCTAG